From Mobula birostris isolate sMobBir1 chromosome 8, sMobBir1.hap1, whole genome shotgun sequence, the proteins below share one genomic window:
- the mpc1 gene encoding mitochondrial pyruvate carrier 1 isoform X2: MKKTPEIISGRMTFALCCYSLLFMRFAYKVQPRNWLLFACHFTNETAQIVQGCRLIKHNIQKKKTSSE, translated from the exons ATGAAGAAAACTCCAGAGATCATCAGTGGGAGAATGACATTTG CATTATGCTGTTATTCCTTGCTGTTCATGCGGTTTGCATACAAGGTACAGCCTAGAAATTGGCTTTTGTTTGCTTGTCATTTCACTAATGAAACAGCACAAATTGTTCAAGGATGCCGCTTGATCAAGCACAA CATACAGAAGAAGAAGACTTCATCTGAATGA
- the mpc1 gene encoding mitochondrial pyruvate carrier 1 isoform X1: protein MKKTPEIISGRMTFALCCYSLLFMRFAYKVQPRNWLLFACHFTNETAQIVQGCRLIKHK from the exons ATGAAGAAAACTCCAGAGATCATCAGTGGGAGAATGACATTTG CATTATGCTGTTATTCCTTGCTGTTCATGCGGTTTGCATACAAGGTACAGCCTAGAAATTGGCTTTTGTTTGCTTGTCATTTCACTAATGAAACAGCACAAATTGTTCAAGGATGCCGCTTGATCAAGCACAAGTAA